The DNA region GAATCGATTCCGGCAGCGGATCGGACACCGGGTCCAGGACCGCCAGCACCTGACGCACACAGGCGTAGATGTCCCAGCTTTGCAGCTTGGAGCTGGCGGGATAGATCGGAAAGAAGTCCCGTTCGAACACCGACAGATCGAAATCGCCTGCAGAATCCGCTGTTTCAGCGATCTTGACCAGCGACTTGGTCCCGCCCCCGGCGCGGCCGATCGGCGAATCGAGGATCAGAAACCCCGGATGGGTCAGCTGCATGGTCCCCCGGAAGTAGCCCACCTCCCCGGAGAGCATCACCTTGGTGCCCTCCACCAGAGTCCGCTTGAGGTACTTGGGATTGAAGAACGTGGCCGTGACCTTGGGCCGCCGATTGCCCAGCGTGACCACGAGGTACTCGCGCTGGGGTGCGCGACTCATCTTGCGCAGGTCGGTCGTGGTGATGGTGTCGACCAAGGTGATGTGCTCGCCCTCCTCGGGCGGCTCGTCGGCCTCGCCGAGCACCGTCGATCCGCGGCTGTACTTGCGCGGATAATGCCGCAACAGGTCGTCGACTGTGCGGATCTCGAAGGTCGACTCCAGCGCCTCGGCCGCCTTCTTGCCGACGATGAAGTCCAATGGATCCCCGAGTGCCACCATCGCTATTCGACTCCGATGATCAGGGCGTCGCCGAGATGTCCGGTGGGATAGGTGACCACCTCGGAACCGAGGTGATGCCGCTGCACATGCTCGGTGAGCAACACCGCCACGTGTTCCTCCACGCCGGCACCGACCAGGACGGTCACCAACTCGCCACCTACCGCGAGCAGGAGATCGATCAACCCGCGCCCGGCCGCCACCACGTCATGGCGCACCACCAGCACCTCGTCACCGAAGATCCCCAGGCCGTCGCCCACCCGGCAGGGCCCCGCCCAGGTCAACGCCTCCTGATCGGCGACGCGCACCGACCCGAATCGGGTCGCGCCGGCGGCCGCGGCCATGGTGTAACCGTCGTCGACCCCGTGGCGGCCCGGGTCATGCACCGCCAGCGCCGCCAGACCCTGCACCATCGACCGCGTCGGTACCGGAACGACGTCGACGCCCCAGCCGATCGCCGCCGTGCAACCGGCCACCAACTCTTCGGCGGCCACGTAGCCGTTGGGCAACACCAACACGGATGCGGCGCCGGTGTCGATCACGGCGCGCAGCAGCTGCCGGGCACTGATCGCCGGTTGCTGCCCGGAGGGCGCCGACCGCAGCACCGCGGCGCCCTCGTCGGCGAACAATCGCGCGGCGCCGTCACCGTCGACGACCGCCAGCACCGCGCGTTCGCGCGCCCAACTGCTCGGCGCCACCCCCGACGAACCCGGGTTCAGAGCGGAGATCTGGATTCGGCTGGGCACCGCGATATCCAGTGCGGCCTCGACGGCCGCGCCGGCGTCGTCGGCATGGACGTGCACCGAGTAGCCCGCGTCGGGAGCGGCGGCGATGACGACGGAGTCCCCCAGCGCTTCCAGCCGCACCCGCAACTCGTCCACCCGGGCCGGGTCGCAGTGCGCCAGCACATACATCACTTCGTAGGCCGGCGCGGACTGCAATTCGGTCGCCCGGGTGGCGGCCGGCTTGTTCGGCACGAACACCGGGCGCGTCGGACTCACGCCGCTGACCGTCGCGCACAGCGCGTCGAGCAACACCAGCAGACCGCGGCCGCCGGAATCCACCACCCCGGCCTCGGCCAGCACGGCCAACTGTTCCGGTGTCCGGTCCAGGGCGACGGCGGCCGCGTCGGTGGCGATCGCGACGGCATCCGGCAGCCCGGCCCCGATCTGGGCGCTGTCCTCGGCCGCTTCGGCGGCGGCTTCCAAGACGCTGACGATGGTGCCGGCGACCGGAACGCCGCCCATCGCCGCGACGACCTGGTCGACGGCATGGCGCAGCATCGCCGCGAACAGGGCGGCATCGACCGCGTCCGCGGCCGCTGCCCCGGTGACGTCGGCGACGGCCCGCAGGATCTGCGACAGGATCACCCCGGAGTTGCCGCGGGCGCCACGCAGCGCCCCGGCGGCGAGGGCACCGGCCACCGCGCCGAGGCCGCGTTCCTCGATCGCGTCGGCCCGGGCCGCGGCCGAACGCATGGTGAACAGCATGTTGGTGCCGGTGTCCGCATCGGCCACCGGAAACACGTTCAGGGTGTTGATCTCGTCGCTGTGGGCGATCAGGTCGCCGACACAGGTGTGCGCCCAGTCCCGCAGGGCCGCACCATCGAGCCGACGCTCCGACATCGATGCCCCTTTCCTGCCGCCCGGTGCGGGCGCTAGCCTAGTCGCGACCGCCGACAGTTTTGTACCCGCTGTCGGCGCGCGTTTTGGCGATCTGAGCGGGCGCCGGTATCCTGGTCAGGTTGTCGGTGCCACCCGCCAGGCGGTCGTTGGCCCCCAGTACATACTGAAGCTTGATGAAGAGGAGTGTGCCCCATGGCTGCCGTGTGCGATATCTGCGGGAAGGCCCCCGGCTTCGGCAAAATCGTGTCGCATTCACATCGCCGGACCAGTAGGCGCTGGAATCCGAACATCCAGGTGGTGCACGTGGCCGAGCGCCCCGGAGCCAACAAGCGGCGCGTCAACGCCTGCACCTCCTGCATCAAGGCGGGCAAGGTGCTCCGCGGCTGATCAGCCCGGGCACCTTCTTTCCTGCTTTTTCGTGCCGTCGGCAGGCGGCGCGCTACCTACCGTCGTCGGCGATTCGCGAGTTCCCGCGATCCAAGTGGGTTTAGGCAGCCGTGCATCGGGTATCGCACGGTTCATGACCCTTTCGCGATCACAAACCAAGGCCGTAGTCGCATCGTTTGCCGCAGCCGGATTGCTGTTGACCGCCTGCGGTGACAACTCCGACTCGGACGACTCCACCACCACGACCGACACCACGGAAACCACCACGTCGGAAGTCGTCATCGAGACCGAGACGGAAACCACGACCGAGATGGTGCCGCCCGCGGAACAGGTGCCGCCGGGCGAGCAGGTGCCGCCGGGCGAGTACGCTCCCCCGGCCGATGACGGTGACGGCGATATCGACATCAACATCCCGTCGCCGCCGGCAATCCCGGCGCCCCCGGCTATCCCGTCACCGCCCCCGATCCCGTCGCCGCCGCCGATCCCCGCGCCGTAGCCGTCAGGGCAGGCGCCAGTCGATCGGCTCGGCTCCCTGCTTGATCAGTAGCTCGTTGGCGCGACTGAACGGACGCGAGCCGAAGAAGCCTCGGCTTGCCGACAAGGGGGACGGGTGCGGGGATTCGATCACCCCGCACCCGCTCCCCAGCATCGGCTTCAGCGTCCCGGCGTCGCGCCCCCACAGGATCGCGACCATCGGGGCC from Mycolicibacterium sp. MU0053 includes:
- a CDS encoding DAK2 domain-containing protein, which produces MSERRLDGAALRDWAHTCVGDLIAHSDEINTLNVFPVADADTGTNMLFTMRSAAARADAIEERGLGAVAGALAAGALRGARGNSGVILSQILRAVADVTGAAAADAVDAALFAAMLRHAVDQVVAAMGGVPVAGTIVSVLEAAAEAAEDSAQIGAGLPDAVAIATDAAAVALDRTPEQLAVLAEAGVVDSGGRGLLVLLDALCATVSGVSPTRPVFVPNKPAATRATELQSAPAYEVMYVLAHCDPARVDELRVRLEALGDSVVIAAAPDAGYSVHVHADDAGAAVEAALDIAVPSRIQISALNPGSSGVAPSSWARERAVLAVVDGDGAARLFADEGAAVLRSAPSGQQPAISARQLLRAVIDTGAASVLVLPNGYVAAEELVAGCTAAIGWGVDVVPVPTRSMVQGLAALAVHDPGRHGVDDGYTMAAAAGATRFGSVRVADQEALTWAGPCRVGDGLGIFGDEVLVVRHDVVAAGRGLIDLLLAVGGELVTVLVGAGVEEHVAVLLTEHVQRHHLGSEVVTYPTGHLGDALIIGVE
- the rpmB gene encoding 50S ribosomal protein L28, with the protein product MAAVCDICGKAPGFGKIVSHSHRRTSRRWNPNIQVVHVAERPGANKRRVNACTSCIKAGKVLRG